GCCTTCAGCATACACACAAGAAATTGTAAGAGACGATGATAACGGATACAGCGACTGGGACGGCAGCGAGGCAGAAAATGACAAGAACGATGGGACAGACAAAGAAGACACGACATGCATGAGAGACCCTCTTGTGGATTTCAGTGCAATCCACAATCAAATACGGGATATAATCGCGGAAATAGGACCTGTGACGCCGAAACTGAATTGGTCAGCGCCTAGAGATGCAACATGGATACTACCGACCAACACAATGAAGTGCAGCGAAGCTAACGAAATTTATCTGCTCTTAAATGCCTCGAATTACATAATGCACGATTTACAGTACGCACTTTCGGAGTGCTCTGATGTCAAGCACGGTGAGAGGCCGCAATATGAACTTGTGTTACGAAAATGGTTCGACATCAACCCTGCACTAGAGTTCAGAGTTTTCATTAAGGAACGCCAAATCATCTGCATATCGCAGCGTGATCTGAATCATTACCCATTCATAGAGACAGACTCCAAggatttcaaaagaattattGAAGAGTTCGTTGAAGGAGAGTTCTTGACTAAGTTTTCTGAAAGGAATTGCGTCGCAGATGTTTATATTCCCAAGCCTTACGGAAAATTGTACCTCATTGATATTAATCCATTTACGAGAATTACAGACCCTCTGCTATTTTCGTGGAACGAAATTTTAACCATAAAACCAGACCAATCCAGGAGTTTTGAATTACGATACGTTACAAAGAATAACATAGGTAGATTTGCATCCAAGGAGCATTCCGAGAACCAGGTCCCTAAGGATGTTGTAGACGCCACACTGGATCCTAATGCGATAAGAGAACTAACAGCCAAGTGGCAGGAGCTT
This Zygotorulaspora mrakii chromosome 5, complete sequence DNA region includes the following protein-coding sequences:
- the CDC123 gene encoding cell proliferation protein CDC123 (similar to Saccharomyces cerevisiae CDC123 (YLR215C); ancestral locus Anc_7.318), encoding MVECYTALQEIPVTRDHIEKCSYSNWYPLFKDRVPISRIIRPLPKEFVEYLEQDGIKLAKSDRPSAYTQEIVRDDDNGYSDWDGSEAENDKNDGTDKEDTTCMRDPLVDFSAIHNQIRDIIAEIGPVTPKLNWSAPRDATWILPTNTMKCSEANEIYLLLNASNYIMHDLQYALSECSDVKHGERPQYELVLRKWFDINPALEFRVFIKERQIICISQRDLNHYPFIETDSKDFKRIIEEFVEGEFLTKFSERNCVADVYIPKPYGKLYLIDINPFTRITDPLLFSWNEILTIKPDQSRSFELRYVTKNNIGRFASKEHSENQVPKDVVDATLDPNAIRELTAKWQELLNKQESEESDSD